The following are from one region of the Pseudodesulfovibrio piezophilus C1TLV30 genome:
- a CDS encoding TIGR04282 family arsenosugar biosynthesis glycosyltransferase → MKDCLLFFTKFPEPGAVKTRLAEDSSPELAAEFYKTFVEEKLAELAEACRTEIIVCFAPEQARLQMKDWLGTRQRHLAQKGSDLGHKMENAFREAFFMGYERVLLAGSDIPGLSPRIVEEGIEALTPETACLGPADDGGYYCIGFHKSRFLPEVFHSMHWSTEDVAQQTLSRMETQGLAVHTMETLEDIDTIEDLETLTALGTSGPLGEKALAMARKLTGL, encoded by the coding sequence ATGAAGGACTGTTTACTCTTTTTTACAAAATTCCCGGAACCCGGAGCCGTCAAGACTCGTCTTGCCGAAGATTCCTCGCCGGAACTGGCAGCGGAATTTTACAAAACCTTTGTCGAGGAAAAACTCGCTGAATTAGCCGAAGCATGCCGGACCGAAATAATTGTCTGCTTCGCACCGGAGCAAGCACGACTGCAAATGAAGGACTGGCTCGGTACACGGCAACGCCATCTCGCACAAAAAGGGTCAGACCTGGGGCACAAAATGGAAAACGCCTTCCGCGAGGCTTTCTTCATGGGGTATGAACGAGTTCTTCTGGCCGGAAGTGATATTCCGGGACTTTCACCTCGCATTGTTGAAGAAGGCATCGAAGCGCTGACCCCCGAGACAGCCTGCCTCGGCCCGGCTGACGATGGCGGATATTACTGTATCGGTTTTCATAAATCGCGCTTTCTGCCGGAAGTCTTCCACTCCATGCACTGGAGCACCGAGGATGTTGCCCAACAGACTTTATCACGTATGGAAACACAAGGACTGGCAGTACATACGATGGAGACACTTGAGGATATCGACACCATCGAAGACCTCGAAACCCTGACCGCTCTGGGGACATCCGGACCACTTGGCGAAAAAGCACTGGCAATGGCCAGAAAATTGACAGGATTATAA
- the lpxB gene encoding lipid-A-disaccharide synthase, with protein sequence MHTGNSHGPIWINVGEASGDLHGAELIKALKEQDPSATFTGMGGPAMKREGMNALFDMKLISLVGITEILGGLPKILLLLRKIRKNLAYIKPRAIILIDCPEFNFRVAKIARKLSIPVYYYISPQIWAWRSGRVHFLRKYVRRVICILPFEKAFYEKFGVEVDYVGHPLMDVLPLDQLDTLPVEENRIGLLPGSRSKEVATLLPEFACAAQILKKDHPHLTYVIVRAPGMDKELLQALWPEDIPVEIVEPATRYEVFRSCRFILAASGTVTLETALIGTPVIVAYQVSRFSAFIGKLLINVENISLPNLISEREIYPEHIQKQATGPYLAQTAARWLDDPETYKAVKNSLGELRSLVGAPGAAMRAAGIILDDLETLSPQS encoded by the coding sequence ATGCACACTGGCAATTCACATGGCCCCATTTGGATCAATGTCGGAGAAGCTTCCGGCGATCTGCACGGCGCAGAGCTGATCAAGGCACTCAAAGAGCAGGACCCTTCCGCCACATTCACCGGCATGGGCGGCCCTGCCATGAAACGGGAAGGCATGAATGCTCTTTTCGATATGAAGCTCATTTCACTGGTGGGCATCACGGAAATTCTTGGCGGACTCCCCAAGATACTCTTATTACTGAGGAAGATAAGAAAAAATCTGGCATATATCAAACCTCGCGCCATTATTCTGATCGACTGTCCTGAATTCAATTTCCGCGTGGCGAAGATAGCCAGGAAACTGAGCATCCCGGTCTATTACTATATCAGCCCACAAATATGGGCCTGGCGTTCCGGGCGGGTACACTTCTTGCGAAAGTATGTTCGTCGCGTGATCTGCATTCTGCCGTTTGAAAAGGCATTTTATGAAAAATTCGGTGTGGAGGTTGATTATGTGGGACACCCACTGATGGATGTTCTCCCCCTTGATCAACTTGACACACTCCCCGTTGAGGAAAACCGCATCGGCTTGCTTCCTGGCAGCCGGAGCAAGGAAGTGGCAACGCTGCTGCCCGAGTTCGCCTGCGCCGCACAGATTCTGAAAAAAGACCACCCTCATTTGACGTATGTCATTGTCCGCGCACCCGGTATGGACAAAGAACTTCTACAGGCTCTCTGGCCGGAAGACATTCCCGTGGAGATCGTCGAGCCAGCCACTCGCTATGAGGTATTCCGCTCCTGCCGATTCATCCTTGCGGCATCCGGAACCGTCACCCTGGAAACGGCTCTTATCGGCACCCCTGTCATTGTCGCCTATCAAGTCTCCCGATTCTCGGCATTCATCGGCAAACTGTTGATCAATGTTGAGAATATAAGCCTCCCCAACCTCATCTCGGAAAGAGAAATTTACCCGGAACATATCCAAAAACAGGCCACAGGCCCATACCTTGCCCAAACAGCAGCCCGATGGCTTGATGACCCAGAAACATACAAAGCAGTCAAAAATTCGCTTGGAGAACTCAGGTCATTGGTTGGTGCCCCCGGAGCAGCCATGCGAGCAGCAGGAATTATTCTGGATGATTTGGAGACTCTCTCGCCCCAAAGCTGA
- a CDS encoding PH domain-containing protein: MGFIDKVLGNASEMNISDMQNDFDPILAPGESIVMAYKIIRDLFIFTDKRLILVNKQGITGKKVDYHSLPYKSITHFAVETAGHFDMDAELKIWLSGMHEPMTKELKQGTDVVGVQRMLAQYIL; this comes from the coding sequence ATGGGATTTATTGACAAGGTTCTCGGCAATGCCTCTGAAATGAATATCAGCGACATGCAAAACGACTTCGACCCCATCCTGGCTCCGGGGGAAAGCATTGTCATGGCGTACAAGATTATTCGCGACCTCTTCATTTTTACCGATAAAAGGCTGATCCTCGTCAATAAACAAGGCATAACCGGTAAAAAAGTCGATTATCATTCTCTGCCCTACAAATCGATAACGCACTTCGCCGTAGAAACAGCCGGGCATTTCGATATGGACGCCGAGCTCAAAATATGGCTTTCAGGAATGCATGAACCTATGACCAAGGAACTCAAGCAAGGTACGGATGTCGTCGGCGTGCAGCGTATGCTCGCCCAATACATACTATAG
- a CDS encoding threonine aldolase family protein encodes MKELKSFASDNNSGAHPAIMEAVVKANIGHLKSYGEDEMSIDTDEVFKEFFGSQARIHYVTTGTAANVLGLRAVTHTYNSVLCAEQAHINNDECGAPEAFGGIKLVPIPSQDGKLTPGAIAPYLGHVGFVHASQPKVISITQPTELGKLYTLKEIEDIVEFAHDRDLLVHLDGARMANACAALNCSFFDMTTALDVDLVSFGGTKNGCLMGEAVIFLNPDIGQGFPYLRKQAMQLVSKMRFVSAQLERYLRDDLWLINARQANSMATRLAEKAGAIEGVTIKGDVDCNALFAHIPPEATEILLEKYYFYIWDEHDHTVRWMTSWATTEDMVDEFVNDIRKAVEAVK; translated from the coding sequence ATGAAAGAACTGAAATCATTCGCAAGTGACAATAATTCCGGGGCGCACCCGGCTATCATGGAAGCAGTGGTCAAGGCCAATATCGGGCATCTCAAATCCTACGGCGAAGATGAGATGTCCATAGACACGGATGAAGTCTTCAAGGAGTTTTTCGGCTCCCAGGCGCGTATCCACTATGTGACAACCGGTACTGCTGCCAATGTTCTTGGGCTGCGGGCCGTAACACATACTTATAATTCAGTGCTTTGTGCCGAGCAGGCGCATATCAATAACGACGAATGCGGTGCCCCCGAGGCCTTCGGCGGCATCAAGCTGGTGCCGATTCCATCGCAGGACGGCAAGCTGACCCCCGGTGCCATTGCTCCGTATTTGGGGCACGTGGGCTTTGTTCATGCTTCCCAGCCCAAAGTCATCTCCATCACCCAACCCACTGAACTGGGTAAATTGTACACGCTCAAGGAAATCGAGGACATTGTCGAGTTTGCTCACGATCGAGATCTGTTGGTGCATCTGGACGGTGCGCGGATGGCGAATGCCTGCGCTGCGTTGAACTGCTCATTCTTTGATATGACAACCGCTTTGGATGTCGATCTTGTTTCTTTTGGTGGCACCAAGAACGGGTGTCTGATGGGCGAAGCCGTGATTTTTCTCAACCCGGATATTGGTCAGGGCTTTCCTTATCTGCGCAAGCAGGCCATGCAGCTTGTTTCCAAGATGCGTTTTGTGTCCGCTCAGTTGGAACGATATCTCCGCGATGACCTCTGGTTGATAAACGCACGGCAGGCGAACAGCATGGCGACGCGTTTGGCTGAGAAAGCGGGGGCCATAGAGGGTGTGACGATCAAGGGCGATGTGGATTGCAACGCTCTATTTGCCCACATTCCCCCGGAGGCAACGGAAATTCTGCTGGAAAAATATTATTTTTATATTTGGGATGAACACGATCATACTGTCCGCTGGATGACTTCCTGGGCTACCACGGAAGATATGGTCGATGAATTTGTGAACGACATCAGAAAAGCCGTGGAGGCTGTCAAGTGA
- a CDS encoding ArnT family glycosyltransferase has product MKAIASRIWGFLEDHPWLTMIVAVFAQTWFTMCNRALWFSDEVRYANAYQNLVEKGNWMVLALNGQPYPDKPPVYFWFLWLLDTVTPADMPTVFSLGAALSGLFFLMASYILARTLKFNRSVSLTGILVLLSTFFLVGLFHYSRMDLMFTALIVLSHACLFRALQQEDQGRWPLYGWLLAGVATLVKGPLGFIFPLLTCLLYLLWKEEIRRLFTRQMAWGIVSMLGLLVAWIAGVILTEGPSFLLNTVLGKHVLQRATHTFHHREPISYYFIALPLACLPWTLFAFVAPVKKLFLPQHWRTLWTNRKEAGPLSFLWIMFGATFIFLSCLSGKVLIYILPMFTPLALLMADGMPRLDEKHTNRFWTLVAGFWCVMGAGLVLAGDLLPFQVPVRGMGIAAVTLMAGGAAIMALRKTGFKAGLICSTLAVTLWLYPVGALVAPSLDNAMSPQHQGSRIGELITAGYTPVAFKIYSGIFTYYAGHDIIETGDWDNLDSLMTNNDKVVLSIREKHWKQWKDRPADLRVVDRQDIAGMVYLVVIKN; this is encoded by the coding sequence ATGAAAGCAATTGCTTCCCGGATATGGGGTTTCCTTGAAGATCATCCATGGTTGACCATGATTGTCGCCGTTTTTGCCCAAACATGGTTTACCATGTGTAATCGCGCACTCTGGTTTTCCGATGAGGTTCGCTATGCCAATGCCTACCAGAACCTTGTGGAAAAAGGGAACTGGATGGTCCTAGCACTCAACGGCCAACCTTACCCGGACAAGCCCCCAGTCTATTTCTGGTTCCTGTGGCTCCTTGACACAGTGACTCCGGCAGATATGCCGACGGTCTTTTCCCTTGGCGCAGCTCTCTCAGGGCTCTTTTTTCTGATGGCAAGCTACATTCTGGCCCGAACATTGAAATTCAATCGTTCTGTCAGCCTGACAGGTATTCTGGTTCTCCTCTCAACGTTCTTTCTGGTCGGCCTTTTCCACTATTCCCGCATGGACTTGATGTTTACCGCACTCATCGTGCTGAGTCATGCCTGCCTGTTTCGTGCACTGCAGCAGGAAGATCAGGGACGATGGCCCCTCTACGGATGGCTGTTGGCAGGAGTGGCGACTCTGGTCAAAGGTCCCCTCGGCTTCATATTCCCGTTATTGACATGTCTGCTCTACCTCCTTTGGAAAGAAGAGATTCGCCGACTCTTCACTCGCCAAATGGCCTGGGGAATAGTCAGTATGCTCGGGTTGCTTGTAGCGTGGATTGCCGGTGTCATCCTGACGGAAGGCCCTTCTTTCCTCCTCAACACAGTCCTTGGTAAACATGTCCTGCAACGTGCCACCCATACTTTCCATCATCGCGAGCCGATCTCCTACTACTTCATAGCCTTGCCCCTGGCCTGTTTGCCCTGGACGTTGTTCGCTTTTGTCGCTCCTGTAAAAAAACTTTTTTTGCCCCAGCATTGGCGCACGCTCTGGACCAACCGCAAGGAAGCAGGCCCCCTCTCGTTCCTGTGGATCATGTTTGGTGCAACATTCATCTTCCTCTCATGCCTGAGCGGCAAGGTACTTATTTATATTTTGCCAATGTTCACTCCCCTGGCCTTGCTCATGGCTGATGGCATGCCTCGGCTTGACGAAAAACACACCAATCGTTTCTGGACTCTGGTCGCGGGATTCTGGTGTGTGATGGGAGCAGGGTTGGTACTGGCGGGCGACCTGCTTCCCTTCCAGGTTCCTGTTCGCGGCATGGGTATCGCCGCTGTCACTCTCATGGCGGGGGGCGCGGCAATCATGGCGCTCCGAAAAACAGGGTTCAAGGCAGGTCTGATCTGCTCGACTCTCGCTGTCACACTCTGGCTCTACCCTGTAGGCGCACTGGTCGCCCCGTCACTGGATAATGCAATGAGCCCCCAACATCAGGGGAGCAGAATAGGAGAACTGATCACTGCCGGATACACTCCGGTGGCATTCAAGATTTACTCCGGCATTTTCACTTATTACGCTGGACATGACATCATTGAGACCGGGGACTGGGACAATCTCGACTCACTGATGACAAACAATGACAAGGTTGTTCTCTCCATTCGCGAAAAACACTGGAAACAATGGAAAGATCGCCCTGCCGATCTCAGAGTCGTTGACAGACAGGATATCGCAGGAATGGTCTACCTCGTCGTCATCAAAAATTGA
- a CDS encoding late competence development ComFB family protein has translation MTQQTLIIRGIDVGMIKNRNESRVAELLPQLMEEHYVDFIFDPLDIQDIYALSLNLIPAHYAQKGSIVLSDRLSDFEIRSRIRDAIERVLDNPTRADRS, from the coding sequence ATGACCCAACAGACATTGATAATCAGGGGAATAGATGTCGGTATGATCAAAAATCGTAATGAAAGCAGAGTTGCAGAACTTTTGCCCCAACTTATGGAAGAACATTATGTTGATTTCATTTTTGACCCCCTTGATATTCAGGATATTTATGCCCTGTCTCTCAATCTGATACCGGCCCACTACGCCCAAAAGGGGTCAATCGTTCTCTCCGATCGTCTCTCTGATTTCGAAATACGAAGCAGAATACGCGATGCCATCGAAAGAGTCCTCGACAACCCCACCAGGGCTGATCGTTCATAA
- a CDS encoding Gfo/Idh/MocA family protein translates to MIKVGVVGLGWMGRVHLRNYTEMADVEVVGVVDVDATAREEVAAQFGVKTYATLDELLENDLDAMSVCVPTSLHHETGLKIIEKKINLIIEKPLAATAAEGEELVKKAAEMGISLMVGHVERFNPAVQRVKELLGDDVISIQIERVGPYPPRIQDVGVIKDLGSHDIDLIRYLTGSEFKSVYAVSSTTLGKHEDSALITAEMENGILANITTNWVTPYKGRKINVACESKYIQANLITQEVKEYSAFSTYDKSYSVREWPLMFREPVKEELNQFLGALRNGTEVPITGKDGLEVLKTFERIFECAE, encoded by the coding sequence ATGATAAAAGTTGGAGTCGTCGGTTTGGGCTGGATGGGACGTGTCCATCTGCGTAATTATACCGAAATGGCTGATGTTGAAGTCGTCGGGGTGGTTGACGTTGACGCCACGGCCCGTGAAGAAGTAGCAGCTCAATTTGGCGTGAAGACATATGCGACTTTGGATGAGTTATTGGAAAATGACTTGGACGCAATGAGCGTCTGCGTTCCCACCAGTCTACATCATGAGACTGGCCTCAAGATTATCGAGAAAAAAATTAATTTGATCATTGAGAAGCCTCTCGCCGCCACCGCTGCAGAAGGTGAAGAACTGGTCAAAAAGGCTGCGGAAATGGGTATTTCCCTGATGGTCGGTCACGTGGAGCGTTTCAATCCGGCTGTGCAGCGGGTCAAGGAACTTCTTGGCGATGACGTTATCTCCATCCAGATCGAGCGCGTCGGTCCTTATCCGCCACGCATTCAGGATGTCGGTGTTATCAAGGATCTCGGATCTCACGATATTGACCTAATTCGCTATCTTACGGGTTCTGAATTCAAATCGGTCTATGCGGTTTCCTCTACGACTCTTGGCAAGCATGAGGATTCGGCTTTGATCACTGCTGAAATGGAAAACGGTATCTTGGCCAATATTACCACCAACTGGGTTACTCCGTACAAAGGACGCAAAATCAATGTGGCTTGTGAATCAAAGTATATCCAGGCCAATCTGATTACCCAGGAAGTCAAGGAATACTCGGCATTTTCCACTTACGACAAGTCCTACTCCGTGCGAGAGTGGCCTCTGATGTTCCGTGAGCCAGTCAAGGAAGAACTGAATCAGTTCCTTGGAGCCTTACGTAACGGGACAGAAGTTCCCATCACGGGCAAGGATGGGCTTGAGGTGCTCAAGACTTTTGAGCGTATTTTCGAATGCGCTGAATAG
- a CDS encoding phosphatase PAP2 family protein, translating into MRNDLLKHWCIFSSPLLLMLLALWIGIGPEANIAVFFHDHRATHPLLKGILTFVTDWSNPAFYVLYAGMLMRAFRSNNTEKKRYLCILFSVQFVVSALCVHFIKFTVGRPRPGQGTYFEPMTARGSYHSLPSGHTSEITGWALPLAFRQKRHWLTCFLALFIGLVGFSRVYLGWHHPSDVFFGWLLGSFVGFATSVITASSLFKGKAA; encoded by the coding sequence ATGCGTAACGACCTGCTGAAACACTGGTGCATTTTTTCAAGCCCATTACTCCTGATGCTGCTGGCTCTCTGGATCGGAATCGGACCGGAAGCCAATATCGCCGTTTTTTTTCACGACCACCGGGCGACCCATCCCCTCCTCAAGGGGATTCTCACTTTTGTTACCGATTGGAGCAATCCGGCTTTTTATGTATTGTATGCTGGAATGTTAATGCGAGCCTTTCGTAGCAATAATACCGAAAAGAAACGGTATCTCTGCATCCTTTTCAGTGTCCAGTTCGTTGTTTCCGCCCTGTGTGTTCACTTTATCAAATTCACTGTTGGCCGTCCGAGACCCGGACAGGGGACGTATTTCGAACCCATGACAGCTCGCGGCAGCTATCATTCGCTGCCCTCCGGCCACACCTCGGAGATCACAGGATGGGCATTGCCGCTCGCCTTCAGACAAAAGCGGCACTGGTTGACGTGTTTTCTCGCGCTGTTCATCGGCTTGGTTGGCTTCTCCCGTGTCTATCTCGGCTGGCATCACCCAAGCGACGTTTTCTTCGGCTGGCTGTTAGGCAGCTTCGTCGGCTTTGCAACTTCTGTCATCACAGCTTCCTCGCTTTTCAAGGGAAAAGCGGCTTAA
- a CDS encoding TIGR04283 family arsenosugar biosynthesis glycosyltransferase → MGENTTTKPQFSVIIPVYDEAANINSTINHVAEVAQSHTVEIIVCDGGPGHETIAAIETPGVITIPSKPGRGIQLNTGAAHASGEILLFLHADTRLPSTAFQDIAHALSGASVAGAFSLAIDSSSIELKIIAWFANLRSRLERLPYGDQAHFVRTAVFRSLGGYAPIPIMEDVAFFKQINRQRLPISILAGKVTTSSRRWDKEGMVHRTLTNWWLRLRYAMGARPEDLVRHYRPHDSEAGQ, encoded by the coding sequence ATGGGAGAGAACACAACCACCAAGCCGCAGTTTTCCGTGATCATCCCCGTGTATGACGAAGCTGCGAACATCAATTCGACCATAAACCACGTCGCCGAAGTCGCACAGTCACATACTGTTGAAATTATTGTCTGCGATGGTGGGCCTGGTCATGAGACCATCGCGGCCATTGAGACACCTGGCGTCATTACGATACCCTCCAAACCCGGCAGAGGCATTCAACTCAATACCGGAGCAGCTCACGCATCGGGAGAAATCCTGCTTTTTCTCCATGCCGATACCCGACTGCCTTCCACCGCATTTCAAGATATTGCGCACGCCCTCAGTGGAGCCTCTGTCGCAGGAGCTTTCAGTCTTGCCATAGATTCTTCCTCTATAGAACTCAAAATCATTGCATGGTTTGCCAATCTCCGCTCCCGCCTGGAACGGCTACCCTATGGAGATCAGGCTCATTTTGTTCGAACGGCAGTTTTTCGCTCCCTTGGAGGCTATGCGCCCATTCCGATCATGGAGGATGTTGCTTTTTTTAAACAAATCAATCGGCAAAGATTGCCCATAAGTATCCTGGCGGGTAAGGTGACGACATCATCGCGACGGTGGGACAAGGAAGGAATGGTGCATCGCACCCTGACAAATTGGTGGCTCCGTCTGCGATATGCCATGGGCGCACGCCCCGAGGACTTGGTCAGGCACTATCGCCCTCATGACAGCGAGGCTGGTCAATGA
- a CDS encoding GDSL-type esterase/lipase family protein yields MVICYIGDSITLGIGDETGLGWPGRINESIMRAGHDLTAYNLGVRKDASVRIQHRWKTEAMLRRLPDVPFKLVFSFGVADITNDVSSEESLAAGVSMLSQAKTMGDVLVIGPTPVNDQTRREAVTTLSRMQAGLCKRLDIPFIPTIDAMHRSFVYGQALNDGDGYHPVASGYADLAEHILTFSTAREFFGLE; encoded by the coding sequence ATGGTAATTTGTTATATAGGCGATTCAATCACTCTTGGCATAGGTGATGAGACAGGGTTGGGTTGGCCCGGTCGAATCAACGAATCCATCATGCGGGCCGGGCATGATCTGACGGCATATAATCTGGGAGTGCGCAAGGATGCTTCCGTGCGCATACAGCATCGGTGGAAAACAGAAGCCATGCTCAGACGATTGCCGGATGTTCCTTTTAAGTTGGTCTTCAGTTTTGGCGTTGCCGACATTACCAATGACGTGAGCAGTGAAGAATCTCTCGCCGCAGGTGTCTCCATGTTGAGCCAGGCCAAGACCATGGGAGACGTTCTTGTTATCGGTCCCACGCCGGTCAATGATCAAACGAGACGTGAGGCGGTTACCACGCTTTCCAGAATGCAGGCGGGATTGTGCAAGCGGCTCGACATTCCGTTTATTCCGACCATTGACGCCATGCATCGTTCCTTCGTATACGGCCAGGCCTTGAATGACGGCGACGGATACCATCCTGTTGCATCCGGATATGCGGATTTGGCAGAACATATATTGACATTCAGCACGGCTCGGGAATTTTTCGGGCTGGAATAG
- a CDS encoding BON domain-containing protein, with product MLKQMRHILFAGYIGLMTGCAVYPAVQVAGGAMTGYDAANLADRYLPRDSVAGGEICGNADKMLERRLRERLKFNNLQTISAHVVARQAFLIGRVIMRKDADHAIKIASAVQGIKVVTCKFYPMGTPKQAIDDSHLLAQLTSALTRSNMLETADLRVEVIQGNAILIGSTGSWNQKTAAVAIAHEIGEVLNVIDYIVVTPPSSPEQENEDIATN from the coding sequence ATGCTGAAACAGATGCGTCATATCCTTTTTGCCGGTTACATCGGACTGATGACCGGGTGTGCCGTTTACCCTGCCGTTCAAGTGGCAGGCGGCGCAATGACGGGCTATGATGCAGCCAATCTGGCTGACAGATATCTGCCTCGCGATTCCGTGGCTGGTGGTGAAATCTGCGGTAATGCTGATAAGATGCTTGAAAGACGCCTACGTGAACGTCTCAAATTCAATAATCTTCAGACCATCTCGGCCCATGTCGTCGCAAGACAGGCTTTTTTGATTGGCCGCGTCATCATGCGAAAGGATGCGGACCATGCCATAAAAATTGCCAGTGCAGTGCAAGGCATCAAGGTCGTCACTTGCAAATTCTACCCGATGGGGACCCCGAAACAAGCCATTGATGACTCCCACCTGCTCGCTCAGCTAACAAGTGCGCTCACGAGATCCAACATGCTTGAAACCGCCGACCTGCGCGTGGAAGTCATCCAGGGAAATGCCATTCTCATTGGCTCTACCGGGAGTTGGAATCAAAAAACAGCAGCAGTAGCCATAGCCCACGAGATTGGTGAAGTCCTCAATGTTATTGACTACATTGTGGTCACCCCCCCTTCTTCGCCGGAACAGGAAAACGAAGATATCGCAACCAACTGA
- the msrB gene encoding peptide-methionine (R)-S-oxide reductase MsrB, producing the protein MSLKAYCISLAGVALLLVALAHTGYAAEKETSMTETKKLESATVAGGCFWCVESDMEKLPGVVKVVSGYAGGEEVNPSYEQVSSGTTGHREAVQISFDPTLVTYREVIDYFWKHFDPTDAGGSFGDRGAQYTSAIFYHDESQRRDAEASKEALDASGRLGKPVVTPLIPLTSFYEAEAYHQDYYKKSPARYKTYQYFSGRDKYVNKTWGKNAGKSAPEKGSFVKPDDETLRRLLTEVQYDVTQNKGTEPPFENEYWDNKAEGLYVDRVSGEPLFSSRDKYKSGTGWPSFTRPLVADNIVEKQDRSFFSVRTEIRSRMGDSHLGHVFDDGPPPTGLRYCMNSAALRFVPKDELEKEGYGEFLPLFEERK; encoded by the coding sequence ATGTCCTTGAAGGCATATTGTATTTCTCTTGCAGGGGTAGCTCTGTTGCTGGTTGCTCTTGCTCATACCGGGTATGCAGCAGAAAAGGAGACTTCCATGACCGAGACAAAGAAGCTTGAAAGTGCCACGGTAGCCGGTGGGTGTTTCTGGTGTGTGGAATCTGATATGGAAAAGCTCCCCGGTGTGGTCAAAGTCGTGTCCGGATATGCCGGGGGAGAAGAGGTCAATCCCAGCTATGAACAGGTCTCCTCCGGAACAACCGGTCACAGGGAGGCTGTACAGATCTCTTTTGATCCGACCCTGGTGACCTATCGTGAGGTGATTGATTATTTCTGGAAGCATTTTGACCCGACAGATGCAGGTGGTTCTTTTGGAGACAGAGGAGCTCAGTACACATCAGCCATTTTCTACCATGATGAAAGTCAGCGCCGGGATGCCGAGGCATCCAAGGAAGCTTTGGATGCTTCAGGCCGTTTGGGGAAGCCTGTGGTGACACCTCTCATTCCCTTGACAAGTTTTTATGAAGCAGAAGCGTATCACCAGGATTATTACAAGAAGAGTCCGGCTCGGTACAAGACGTATCAATATTTCTCCGGGCGTGACAAGTATGTGAATAAGACTTGGGGCAAGAATGCCGGGAAGAGTGCGCCAGAGAAGGGATCATTCGTGAAGCCGGATGATGAGACTTTACGGCGACTCCTGACAGAGGTGCAGTATGATGTCACCCAGAACAAAGGGACAGAACCTCCGTTTGAAAATGAATATTGGGATAACAAGGCTGAGGGGCTTTATGTTGACAGAGTCTCTGGTGAGCCGTTGTTCTCTTCTCGTGACAAGTACAAGTCTGGAACAGGATGGCCGAGTTTTACCCGTCCTCTGGTGGCAGACAATATCGTGGAAAAGCAGGATAGATCGTTTTTTTCAGTGCGAACAGAAATTCGCAGCAGGATGGGAGATTCCCATCTTGGACATGTCTTTGATGATGGCCCTCCTCCCACGGGATTGCGTTATTGTATGAATTCCGCCGCTCTTCGTTTTGTTCCGAAGGATGAATTGGAAAAGGAAGGATACGGGGAGTTCCTCCCTCTTTTCGAGGAGCGGAAATGA